A region from the Rhinoderma darwinii isolate aRhiDar2 chromosome 2, aRhiDar2.hap1, whole genome shotgun sequence genome encodes:
- the NEUROD4 gene encoding neurogenic differentiation factor 4 has protein sequence MSEMVSVHGWMDEALSSQDEMNETSQGQSAYDMLSGLSHEEHGSIDGEDDEEEEEDGEKPKKRGPKKKKMTKARLERFRVRRVKANARERSRMHGLNDALDSLRRVMPCYSKTQKLSKIETLRLARNYIWALSEVLDQGQTAEGKGFLEMLCKGLSQPTSNLVAGCLQLGPQPMFLEKHEDKSSMCDSSLTSHAYSYQSPGLPSPPYGNIEAHHLHLKPPTFKTVVDPMVNHTLNCTTPPYDGALTPPLSITGNFTLKQNGSPDLDKSYPFRSHYPSLGLSGSHGHGSHFQTAVPRYEIPIEMAYEAYPHHTIFTE, from the coding sequence ATGTCAGAGATGGTTAGTGTTCATGGGTGGATGGATGAGGCTCTTAGTTCTCAGGATGAGATGAATGAAACCAGTCAAGGACAGTCTGCATATGACATGTTATCAGGTCTCAGTCATGAGGAACATGGGAGCATTGATGGAGAAGAcgatgaagaagaagaggaggatggaGAAAAGCCAAAGAAAAGAGGTCCAAAGAAAAAGAAGATGACCAAGGCGAGGCTTGAGAGGTTCCGTGTGCGGAGGGTAAAAGCTAATGCCAGGGAGCGCTCAAGAATGCATGGACTAAATGATGCACTGGATAGCCTGAGACGGGTAATGCCTTGCTACTCAAAAACACAAAAGTTGTCCAAGATTGAGACCCTCAGACTCGCTAGAAATTACATTTGGGCATTATCTGAGGTCCTGGATCAAGGACAAACTGCAGAAGGGAAAGGGTTTCTGGAAATGCTCTGTAAAGGACTCTCACAGCCCACCAGCAATCTGGTAGCTGGCTGTCTACAATTAGGACCACAGCCCATGTTCTTGGAAAAACATGAAGATAAATCAAGTATGTGTGACTCATCACTTACTTCTCATGCTTACAGTTACCAGTCTCCTGGCCTGCCAAGTCCTCCATATGGTAATATTGAAGCCCACCACTTGCACTTGAAACCCCCAACCTTTAAAACTGTTGTGGACCCAATGGTGAACCATACCTTAAATTGTACCACTCCTCCTTATGATGGTGCCCTTACTCCTCCACTAAGCATTACTGGCAACTTTACCTTGAAACAAAACGGATCGCCAGATTTGGACAAATCCTATCCTTTTCGATCACATTATCCTTCTCTTGGGCTTAGTGGTTCTCATGGTCATGGCTCACACTTTCAAACTGCTGTTCCCAGATATGAAATACCCATTGAAATGGCCTATGAAGCATATCCACACCATACCATTTTTACTGAGTAA